The Gouania willdenowi chromosome 3, fGouWil2.1, whole genome shotgun sequence genome includes the window CAAAACAGAGGAGGCCAGGCCAACAGGTCTTCATCACAGATCCTTTCTGTAGAAAACCTTCCAGCATCAGTGACAATTACCAGCAGTCGAGACATCTGGACCATAGTTCAATCACAAGTTAGTGCTGAGATTAGGATGTAACAATCTTTACCTGAAGTTTAATGGATATTTACTGATCAAAGACTTACACTGCAGAGGATCCTGAGACGGATCAGAAACGCAACATTCATGACCGTTTCCTTCTTAAGATGTAGAGAAAAGGAGGAAGACCTTGAAGTCCAGTATTTTGGACTCATGGGCTcagcttttcaaaataattatttatgaatTCCAATTCCCAAAACACCCTCAAATAAGAGACTGTTTCCAATCTCTGCTCAAAGGGTTAATACGTTACTGAAAATAATAGACTGAAAATAATCAGCAAAAACCGGCAGCACTAATCCACTAATCCCTATTTACCAATGAtgctgtttgttttagctgaaGCCTGAGTTAGCTAATTTGAGATAAAGTGACTGAAGTCTTCAAGGTGTTGTGGTTATTGttaacagttaaaaaaacaggcaaaaccTTTAGTGTGTGCTCAGATAAAGACTCAAAACTATCCAAACTATGCCACTAACAGCTAAAAGAGCTTAAAATAGATCCAGTGTTAGCTGAAGCCTTCTAGAATTGCTAACCTCTACCCCACCTATAGACTAGCTTTTGCAATTGTATACAAAACTAATACATCAAGATGTCAATAACTAGTTTCCAGTTAGATTTCTAGCTTGGCTGAAGTTTTAGCATAGTTTAGTgcattgttttctgtaaatttAGACAACAAAAACGTTGCTGGAATTTCCGATTCAAAAAGCATGTGACGCacaaaataacttgtttttttaacaaaatgtaactttttttttttttacatttaaagacaacaaatatcacaaaaatggGGATTCAAGTCCATCTGACAAACTTTTGTGGTGCAGTGGGGATAGTTCCACTAAAAGATTAGAGAAAGCTACCACTAGGATCTAAAAAGTAGTCTGTGAAGAAACCAGCACTTTATTTTGCATGGTTTGAAAATCGACTGAAGCTAAAGAATACACTATGTGAAAATGAACGTGTTAAAACGTGTTTAAATGCAGGATAACAATAGGGGATCCTCAATCAGATCATGTCCGATCTGATCACCATCAATAGGCTTTCATGGCTCACAGTATACAGCAGTGCATTATGGCTCTAATTAACAGGACAAAGGCTGTTTtggcaaattattattttagatcAAGCTTCAATTATCAAATCcattcatatttgttttttgggagACATTTCTGCTTGATCCTTAGAACACAGAACATAGAGACTCACTGCTGGTTTCATTTGTCTGAGGAGAAACTGCATGTACAAAGGTTGGTGCATTTGCAAGATTTATGCTAATACAACGTGATTGGTCAGAGTCTGAGAACAAaccccctgtgtgtgtgtgctccctTCTGAATCTGGTGATGCATGCTTCAAGGACACTTTATCAGCTTTAACCAGGCCTTCCTGAGAGCATCAGGATGTGTGTCCCTGTCTCAACCGGCTCCTCCATCACTAAGGACTCTGTTCCTACTCACACGACTGGGCTTGTTCGCTGTAAAATCACAATCAGGTTTCACTGGAGAAGATGAAGGCTCAGCAGAGAAAGTCGACCCTGTGCACAGTGGGTGAGGCGGGGTTAGAGGTGTGTGGGAGCTGTTGGGGTATACAGTGGGTGAGATGGGGGACAAGGGGCCCAGGGGAGAGTAACGTCTCAAGGTAACACCATTCAGGTTAACAGCCAGCTCCAAAACCTGTTTTTTCGACAGCTCTTGGAGGCACAGAGCACCCGGAGCTTCGTGAGGGGTCAGAGGAAGTCTGTTGTTGTGTGAAGGAGTGGAAGGCCCTGTTGGGTGAGACATCCTCACAGGTGGCAGCACCTCTAGTGAACTGTCCTCTGATTGGAAGGAGAGAGGGGAGGCCGGGCTCTCTGGGCTGAAGGGCTGGACATCCTCCCTAGATGAGCTCCATGACCCCTGCAGATGCATCACATCAGCCTGACACCTGAGTTCTTCTGCATAGACCGTCCCCTCCTCGGGGCCCTGCTCTCCTACGGTGTGGTAGCTGTGCAGTCCCAGCCTGACCTGTGGGGGCGCTGCAGGGTCCAGCAGTGGGGCGTGACCTCTAGCTCGCCCTCTGATCTGGAACAGGCGGCTCACAAGATGTGCTATACGCCTTCgcgatgaggaagaggaggagcgcCGGATCGAGTGGCGTCTGATCTGTCGTCGCATTGCTAACCGCAGATTCTGTAACATGGAagcctacaaaaaaaaacagatcgtAGGAAAAATGAGCTCCTGGTCCTATTTGATCACAAGACATCCACAAGACATTTCCACTGGTGGATGTCTTACCTGTGTAGGGTTATACACTGGGAAATCTTCAACTGGTGGGATGAGACCCTGGGCTATCAACTGACCATACGATGGAGGAGCTTCTCTCTGAACAAACTCAGCCTCCATTTGAGTCATCTGAGTCTCAAACGCTCTGCAAGGACGAGGGAAACGATTGGCCaggatacacaaaaaaatacaattcattcatttattggaGATAACCCTTAAAAAACTCATCACCACAGAATAAAGTGCAAGTTTTACTAAgttttcaaaatattacaaataaataactttcaATGCTcacagaaattaaaaataaaacatatttttgagATCCTTTATATCAATGGTCGCCAACTGTTCTGGCTAAGGGACATCTTTTGGTTTAAATTCCTACAATCTAATGATGATATGAAGCAGAGTATACCTTGTATAATACATTATATCAAAATaggactacacacacacacacaaaaaaacgaaAAGTTTGTTAGTAAACCAAAATGGTGAGCAATGTTGTTGCTGGAGaggaaaatattaatttttactGTGGAGAAGCATCCCCTTTAGTTTGATAAGGCACAATCCACCACATGGCCTTACAATACATGTATGCCAATATTTAACCTTCAAGCATGCGTGAACAAGAAGATGCCACCTGTAGCTGTAAGAAAAGACACACTAATAAAATATGAAGAGAAGCACATCTGTGAGGCTGTAGCTCAGGCATCAGACTGCTGTAAATGCTCCCTGGTGCagggaaaacaaaaagaaatgttaTGTTATGGCAATGTTAAATTACAGTGATTGTTcgctgactttgtaattgtaattgccatgaaaattctataaaaaatatcaattataatttaacgctaaatTGGGGAACCATGCTAGAGTTCTATgtcattaacaattattaaaatatgtttcatatcaagctttcccacattttatcatttaaaacaatataaattgaggtgtatactgacacaaaaaaggctcagacacccacaccaaaaacattaaaacctatattttcattgattagggagcctaacaaggtaaccaatagataggaaagaaattagatgatagatatttgttttttgtgtattttacagcaaaTTTAGGAACCATTATCactagagatgctaacagaaagctagcacaagaggaaggtgaacttttattgggttatttatttcaggctaattaattgtgattagttgtatatgaactttagtaattgactttctgaggacacaaaaataaatgaaatttaattgtaattggaaaaaatgctgatcactgtaattgtaattgaattgtaattgaacatggatagttgaaaaagtaattgtaactgaccccaacccagcTGCCTTCTGACATGCTACAAATGGGTCTGTTTCTAACTGCCACACAGGGAAGTACTCCACCTGTACTCTCTGCTCCTGAGTGAGTGCAGTTTAAGGGCACAGCCCAGAGCAATGACCAGCAGCAGGCTGCAGACCAGGCTTCCAATCAGAGCGGCTGTGATCACCTTCCTGGGCACCGCGGCCAGACAGTCTCTCTCATCGCTTCCGTCCGAGCAGTCCTCCTGGCCGTCACACCGCCACGTCTCAAAGATGCAAAGGTTTGTCCCGCAGTGGAAGTTTCCCGGTTGGCAGTCGTAGCAGTTCTTCTCATCCGACCCATCCGGGCACCTCTTCTGGTTGTTGCATCGCTCTGACACTGAGTAACACACCCTGTTATCGCCCTCACAGGGGAACTCCCCCTGTGGGCACATCGGGCAACCCTCCTCGTCTCGACCAGACGGACAGTGCCAGTAGCCGTCACAGCGTTGGCGTTCAGAAAAGCATCCTTGGTCACTGCCACACGGACGCTCACCAGGAAAACAATAACCTTTGACCTGGAGGAGTGAAGACAGAAAAACTGTGAAAACTGtgcaatataaaacaataattgataattaattaaaattatgatgtaattataattgtaattggaaatgtATGCTGCTGTTGTAACTgtaaatgagttcagataattgactttgtaattgacatggtaattctataaaaactgtcatttacatttaattaaacacaa containing:
- the lrp3 gene encoding low-density lipoprotein receptor-related protein 3 — its product is MLMLLLLMLLMLLGCDLLCAGCGEQVDVHSERRGVIYSPSWPLNYPPGINCSWHIQGGQGEVITISFRTFDVSESQRCTGDWLLVTPTWEGESRLCGSVLPPPFISTRGRVWLYFHSQVNSSGQAQGFRLSYIRGRLGQSSCQSDEFLCGNGKCLPRSWKCNGQDECGDFTDERGCSPPPTEAQLGLCPVGSLPCTLGQSTRCLPAALRCNGVRDCADGTDENGCPDTACGKHLRNFYGSFASPDFFRGDHSGPSEQRCSWLLDTQDTKPIMLQLDLQLGPGDTLHVYDGLLQRVEHLLQVLSYHNNRRPALLESSRGQMSVLYVAQPHSPGHGFNATYQVKGYCFPGERPCGSDQGCFSERQRCDGYWHCPSGRDEEGCPMCPQGEFPCEGDNRVCYSVSERCNNQKRCPDGSDEKNCYDCQPGNFHCGTNLCIFETWRCDGQEDCSDGSDERDCLAAVPRKVITAALIGSLVCSLLLVIALGCALKLHSLRSREYRAFETQMTQMEAEFVQREAPPSYGQLIAQGLIPPVEDFPVYNPTQASMLQNLRLAMRRQIRRHSIRRSSSSSSRRRIAHLVSRLFQIRGRARGHAPLLDPAAPPQVRLGLHSYHTVGEQGPEEGTVYAEELRCQADVMHLQGSWSSSREDVQPFSPESPASPLSFQSEDSSLEVLPPVRMSHPTGPSTPSHNNRLPLTPHEAPGALCLQELSKKQVLELAVNLNGVTLRRYSPLGPLSPISPTVYPNSSHTPLTPPHPLCTGSTFSAEPSSSPVKPDCDFTANKPSRVSRNRVLSDGGAG